The region AGGAAGTCGGTGGCCGCGAATCCGAGCAGCACCAGGACGAAGATCTTCCCGGCCCACCAGGGCAGCAGCCGCTCCAGCATCGCGATCGAACCCTCGCCGTGCGGGCTCTCCTTGGCGACGCGACGGTAGACCGGCAGTGCGCCGAGCAGGGTGAGCGCGATCAGGACGAGGGTCGCGAGAGGGGAGAGCAGTCCAGCGGCGAGGGCCGCGATGCCCGGCTGGTAGCCCAGCGTGGAGAAGTAGTCGACGCCGGTGAGGCACATCACCCGCCACCATTTGTGGCCCTGGTGCTCGGCGTCCGGGGTGGCGTGCGGGCCGGGGTGCTTGGCCGACTGCTCGCTGAGTCCCTCCAGAAGCCACGCCCGCCAGCGCGGCGCGGCTGCGGAGGGCTCCCGTTCGAGGGGCTCCGCGGAGTCCGAACTGTCCACCTGAGTGCCGGTCATGCTGCGATCTCCCTGCGATCGGTCGGGCCGGCGATCCGGCTTCGGGCAACGAGGAGCGAGTATCCACCACCTCGCCCCGCGCACCTGAGCCGGGTCCGGACGTCCGGAGGCTCCCCGCCGGGACCGGGGCGGCGACAGGTTCGGCCGCGGGGCGACACGGGTTGGCCGCGAGGGGAGATGGGTTGGCCGCGGGGCGACCGGGGCTGTCCTGCTGTCGCCGGGGCGATGACGTGGGGCTCGGGGCGCCTCCCCCGGGGCGCTCGCGTGGCCGGCCGGGGGCGTGGTGCCTCCGCCGGAGGTGATCACCGGCGGACCCGCCGCCTCGGTCGGGCGCGGTGCGCGGCGGAGCCGATGGCGTGAGGTCGGCCCACCGCGGCCGGGGCCGCCATCGGGCGATCTCGGGGCCGCCTGGTGCGCGGCCACCGAGGCCGTCCACGCCGGAGACCGGCCGCGCCGCGCGCGGTTGAGCGCGCCGCGACCTCCGCGCGGCGAACCGCGCTCCCTCGCAGGACCTGCGAGATCCCCGGACCGCGCCGCACGCGCGTGTGCGGCGCGCTCCGGGTCCGCCGTGCCGCACACCCGCGGGAAGCGCATACGCTGGCGTGATGCAGGACGAGTACCGCACAGTGGCCCGCGCGGGCGTGCACGAGACCGAGGTCAACCGCTCCCGCTTCCTGTGCGCCCTCGCCCCGGCGGCCACCGAGCAGGAGGCCCAGGCGTTCATCGCGGGCGTCCGCAAGGTGCACGCCGACGCCACGCACAACTGCTACGCGTACGTCATCGGAGCCGACGCCGCCGTCCAGAAGGCGAGCGACGACGGCGAACCCGGCGGCACCGCGGGCGTCCCCATGCTCCAGATGCTGCTGCGCCGCGACATGCGGTACGTCGTCGCCGTCGTCACCCGCTACTACGGCGGGGTCAAGCTCGGCGCGGGCGGACTGATCAGGGCGTACGGCGGCTCGGTGGGCGAGGCACTGGACACCCTCGGCACACTCACGCGCAAGCGCTTCCGGCTGGCCACGGTCACGGTCGACCACCAGCGCGCCGGCAAGATACAGAACGACCTGCGGTCCACCGGGCGCGAGGTCCGTGACGTCCGGTACGGCGAGGCCGTCACGATCGAGATCGGGCTGCCGGACACCGACGTCGAGCCCTTCCGGGCGTGGCTCGCCGACGCGACGGCCGGGACGGCCGGGTTCGAACTGGGTGGAGAGGCGTACGGGGACGCATAGGCGGGCAGCGCGGACCGATACGGGAGTAGCCGCCCGTGATGTCCGACCCGCCCGTTAGTCTCGGGGATCATGAGGATTCTGCACACGTCCGACTGGCATCTCGGCCGGGCCTTCCACCGGGTGAACATGCTCGATGCCCAGTCCGGGTTCATCGGTCACCTCGTCGCGACCGTGCGTGAGCGCGACGTGGACGCGGTGGTCGTGTCGGGGGACGTGTACGACCGGGCGGTGCCGCCGCTGGCCGCGGTCGAGCTCTTCGACGACGCGCTGCACCGGCTCGCCGACCTCGGGGTGCCCACGGTGATGATCTCCGGGAACCACGACTCGGCGCGTCGGCTCGGTGTCGGCGCCGGGCTCATCGGCCGCGCGGGGATCCATCTGCGGACCGAGCCCTCCGCGTGCGGCACGCCCGTCCTCCTCCCCGACGACCACGGCGACGTGGCCTTCTACGGACTGCCGTATCTTGAACCGGCCCTGGTCAAGGCCGAGTTCGGGGTCGAGAAGGCGGGGCACGAGGCCGTCA is a window of Streptomyces mirabilis DNA encoding:
- a CDS encoding YigZ family protein; translated protein: MQDEYRTVARAGVHETEVNRSRFLCALAPAATEQEAQAFIAGVRKVHADATHNCYAYVIGADAAVQKASDDGEPGGTAGVPMLQMLLRRDMRYVVAVVTRYYGGVKLGAGGLIRAYGGSVGEALDTLGTLTRKRFRLATVTVDHQRAGKIQNDLRSTGREVRDVRYGEAVTIEIGLPDTDVEPFRAWLADATAGTAGFELGGEAYGDA